In Zea mays cultivar B73 chromosome 7, Zm-B73-REFERENCE-NAM-5.0, whole genome shotgun sequence, the following proteins share a genomic window:
- the LOC103633327 gene encoding uncharacterized protein LOC103633327, translated as MDLETENRLASLLIEEARRLQLEADREGVHAYLRKPNVRHRPNSRFLTATVRGVQQANRVVEVNEMWRARAKELELESKMKSKNSRSNNRDDFRGEKPKSDLRNHSSGSRFEQEGTTYSNSYSEREDGLSDDEIERFLHSRAKRGRGAVGSRMDEPGPYLDSLSRHQDNGPSPDIRVEEKWERQVQGPEKPSFLRSKSPDSHWHKDTSDGRASSSEPLSKKEKKKKSEKKDKRDKRKEKDRKKHKHRHHRNHKSRRRE; from the exons ATGGACCTGGAGACAGAGAATCGTCTTGCTTCTTTGCTAATTGAAGAGGCGCGGAGATTGCAGTTAGAGGCTGACAGGGAAGGTGTTCATGCATATCTtcgaaaacctaatgttaggcatcgTCCAAATTCAAGGTTTCTCACAGCCACAGTTCGTGGAGTTCAGCAAG CAAACCGTGTTGTGGAGGTTAATGAAATGTGGCGTGCCAGGGCAAAGGAACTGGAGTTGGAGTCAAAGATGAAAAGCAAAAATAGCAGAAGTAACAATCGTGATGATTTTAGAGGAGAGAAGCCCAAAAGTGATTTGAGAAATCATAGCTCTGGCTCAAGGTTTGAACAAGAAGGGACCACTTATAGTAATTCTTACTCAGAACGGGAGGATGGTCTCAGTGATGATGAGATTGAAAGATTTCTTCATTCAAG GGCGAAACGAGGACGTGGGGCTGTTGGTTCTAGGATGGACGAGCCTGGTCCATATCTTGATTCTTTGTCCCGACATCAGGACAACGGACCTAGTCCTGACATACGTGTGGAAGAAAAATGGGAACGCCAAGTACAAGGTCCAGAGAAGCCTTCATTTTTGAGATCCAAGTCTCCTGATAGTCATTGGCATAAGGATACTTCGGATGGAAGGGCATCAAGCTCTGAACCACTGagtaaaaaagagaagaaaaagaagtcGGAGAAAAAAGATAAGAGAGACAAAAGGAAGGAAAAGGACAGGAAGAAACACAAACATCGCCATCACCGCAATCACAAAAGCCGAAGACGGGAGTGA